The Streptomyces sp. M92 nucleotide sequence TGTGACCTGATCTGCCGGACAGAGCCCGGTCCGCGCCGGCCCGTGTCCCGGGGAGCTCTTGCCCACAGCTCCGTCACGCCGCCCTCCGAGACGGGCCGGGAGCGCTACTCTCCGGCCATGCACCGTCTGCACCACCGGGCGCGCAAGGCGCTCGTGCACCAGCTCGTGGAGTCGCGCAGACTCCGTGGCCGGGGTGAGGTACTGCGAGGGCACCACAACGTCAACTACGTCCGGCGCTCGGGTCTGGTGCTGGCGCTGCTGCTGGGCGCCGTACCGTTCACCCGGTTCAAGTACCGCGTTCCGCTGCGGACGGTGGAGGTCGTGCCGCGCATCTGGCCGAGGGAGGCGGAGGTGCTCGGCGTCGTCTGCCGGTACCTGCGGGAGGTCCCGCCCTGCCTCGCCGACCTCGGGGGCGGCTCCGTGCACCGGTACCGGCCGGGCCGGGCGCTCAGCGACAGCGGGGCGGCCGCGGACGTGGGCGAGGAGATCATGCGTTCGTTCGCGTCCTTCTTCGTCCGCACCGCGCGCATCCCCGTGACGGAACTGCCGGCCCGCCCCGAGGACTGGCCGCCCGACGGCGACAGCCAGGGGTTCCTGGACTGGCTGGTCCGCTTCACGCGGGAGCGCGTGCACGCGCCGAACCGGGACCGGTTCGGCGCCCTGTTCGACGCCGTCGGCGTCCCGGACGACGCGATGGGGCGTTTCGCCGCCCACCACCGCTGCCGGGCCTCGCGTCCGTTCCGGCTCCTGCACACGGACGTGCACCGGGCCAATGTCGTCGTACGGGGCAGCCGGCTCGCGGTGATCGACTGGGAGCTGGCCATATTCGGCGATCCTCTGCACGACCTCGCGACCCACCTGGTGCGCATGGCGTACAGCAAGGAGGAGCAGGAGCGCATGACGCGGCTGTGGGCCGAGGCCATGACGGACGCCGGGCTCGCCGAGCTGACCGCGGGCCTGCACGAGGACCTTCCCGTCTACATCGCGTTCGAGTACGCCCAGTCGGTGTTCCCCGACATCATGCGGGCGG carries:
- a CDS encoding phosphotransferase family protein, whose amino-acid sequence is MHRLHHRARKALVHQLVESRRLRGRGEVLRGHHNVNYVRRSGLVLALLLGAVPFTRFKYRVPLRTVEVVPRIWPREAEVLGVVCRYLREVPPCLADLGGGSVHRYRPGRALSDSGAAADVGEEIMRSFASFFVRTARIPVTELPARPEDWPPDGDSQGFLDWLVRFTRERVHAPNRDRFGALFDAVGVPDDAMGRFAAHHRCRASRPFRLLHTDVHRANVVVRGSRLAVIDWELAIFGDPLHDLATHLVRMAYSKEEQERMTRLWAEAMTDAGLAELTAGLHEDLPVYIAFEYAQSVFPDIMRAALELPEDADTGRFHAAADRIERATRRAREPLRLVDLPGRDRVVEALREWHAARE